In a single window of the Acyrthosiphon pisum isolate AL4f chromosome X, pea_aphid_22Mar2018_4r6ur, whole genome shotgun sequence genome:
- the LOC115034566 gene encoding uncharacterized protein LOC115034566: MRGTTLMKKKDYLFINLNPCKELICTLCPPGKNFKRQCDSSTHRNCTTNNIDCKLGKEPAYCYATWHNNTLLNQVVITGKSCTNRQDCSQPRYVNTTRSLRDKMYCCCNSSLCNNNVEWVPEINSEPSDKTIIIIIGYIVAFICIFVLYKSYQCVSNFNNRQRYM; the protein is encoded by the exons ATGCGTGGAACAacattgatgaaaaaaaaagattatttatttattaacctcaACCCATGTAAAGAACTTATTTGCACACTCTGCCCCCCAGGAAAAAACTTCAAGCGCC AATGTGATAGCTCAACTCACAGAAACTGCACCACAAACAATATTGATTGTAAATTAGGGAAAGAGCCAGCGTATTGTTATGCTACTTGGCATAACAACACGCTGCTAAATCAAGTGGTCATAACAGGCAag agtTGTACTAACCGGCAGGATTGCTCACAACCTAGATATGTCAACACAACTAGGTCGCTCCGGgacaaaatgtattgttgttgCAATTCTAGTTTGTGCAACAACAACGTCGAATGGGTCCCGGAGATCAATA gTGAGCCAAGTgataagacaattattattataataggataTATCGTTGCATTCATTTGTATCTTTGTACTATACAAATCGTATCAATGTGTAAGTAACTTTAATAATAGACAACGGTATATGTAA
- the LOC115033262 gene encoding uncharacterized protein LOC115033262, which yields MEITCKFCGYIIIATLVCCSTVDALKCALLPQECHSPNQLNCSIDCEAREGPAYCYATWHNNTLLNQVVITGKSCTNRQDCSQPRYVNTTRSLRDKMYCCCNSSLCNNNVEWVPEINSNQYIIYRTHIYR from the exons ATGGAAATAACCTGTAAATTCTGCGGGTACATTATCATTGCAACCCTTGTATGCTGCAGTACAGTTGATGCATTGAAATGTGCATTACTTCCTCAGGAGTGTCATAGCCCAAATCAACTGAACTGCAGTATTGATTGTGAAGCACGGGAAGGGCCAGCTTATTGTTATGCTACTTGGCATAACAACACGCTGCTAAATCAAGTGGTCATAACAGGCAag agtTGTACTAACCGGCAGGATTGCTCACAACCTAGATATGTCAACACAACTAGGTCGCTCCGGgacaaaatgtattgttgttgCAATTCTAGTTTGTGCAACAACAACGTCGAATGGGTCCCGGAGATCAATAGTAaccaatacataatttatcGTACACACATATATCGTTaa